In a genomic window of Planifilum fimeticola:
- a CDS encoding acyl-CoA thioesterase: MGERVFETSVRVRYKETDQMGVVHHTNYIVWFEVGRTDLLRQLGLSYRDLEARGILLPVVDLSCRYAEAAHYDDEIRVLTRIADLNPGKIVFSYEIRRKSDDVRLARGTTTHLWVNREMKRMNIRRTYPELYEMLTAVRQEEGAGACSGSSSCS, translated from the coding sequence ATGGGAGAACGAGTTTTTGAAACATCTGTTCGCGTGCGCTACAAGGAAACGGATCAGATGGGCGTCGTTCATCACACCAACTATATCGTGTGGTTTGAGGTGGGAAGGACCGACCTTCTCCGCCAGCTGGGCTTGTCGTACCGGGATCTGGAGGCCCGCGGAATCCTACTGCCGGTGGTGGATCTTTCCTGTCGTTACGCGGAAGCCGCGCACTATGACGATGAAATCCGGGTTTTGACGCGGATCGCGGATCTCAACCCGGGGAAGATCGTCTTTTCGTACGAAATCCGGCGGAAATCGGATGACGTCCGGCTGGCGCGGGGAACCACCACCCACCTGTGGGTCAACCGCGAAATGAAGCGGATGAACATCCGGCGGACCTACCCGGAGCTGTACGAGATGTTGACGGCGGTCCGGCAAGAGGAGGGGGCGGGGGCATGTTCCGGATCTTCATCCTGCTCCTGA
- a CDS encoding FxsA family protein, whose amino-acid sequence MFRIFILLLILIPLLEIWGLAQMGKWIGALPTVLAVIVTSVIGVVLAHRQGLEVYRLTILQLNRGELPSDTLLDGLLILVGGLLLMAPGFFTDAVGFLLLIPYIRGIVRLLVKRWFEKMAREGRVIRITRRW is encoded by the coding sequence ATGTTCCGGATCTTCATCCTGCTCCTGATCCTCATTCCCCTCCTGGAAATATGGGGGCTGGCCCAGATGGGAAAGTGGATCGGCGCTCTTCCCACCGTGTTGGCCGTCATCGTGACCAGCGTCATCGGCGTCGTCCTGGCCCACCGGCAGGGGCTGGAGGTTTACCGATTGACGATCCTGCAGCTGAATCGCGGTGAGCTTCCCAGCGATACGTTGTTGGACGGTTTGTTGATCCTCGTGGGGGGACTGTTGCTGATGGCTCCGGGCTTCTTCACGGATGCCGTCGGTTTCCTCCTGCTGATTCCTTACATACGGGGAATCGTGAGATTGCTGGTGAAGCGCTGGTTTGAAAAAATGGCCCGTGAAGGGCGCGTGATCCGAATCACCCGCCGCTGGTGA